A window of Triplophysa dalaica isolate WHDGS20190420 chromosome 7, ASM1584641v1, whole genome shotgun sequence contains these coding sequences:
- the tfap4 gene encoding LOW QUALITY PROTEIN: transcription factor AP-4 (The sequence of the model RefSeq protein was modified relative to this genomic sequence to represent the inferred CDS: deleted 1 base in 1 codon) — translation MEYFMVPAQKVPSLQHFRKSEKEVIGGLCSLANIPLTPETARDQERRIRREIANSNERRRMQSINAGFQSLKTLIPHSDGEKLSKAAILQQTAEYIFSMEQEKTRLLQQNTQLKRYIQKEFSGSSPKRRRAEEKDEGIGSPDILEEEKVEDLRREMIELRQQLDKERSVRMMLEEQIRSLDAHLYPEKLKVIAQHVQEQQVQTQTLMRIQQQEQLGKETAPARSPLMFSPATPPAPTHHATVIVPAPAPPPPSHHVTVVTMGNPTSVINTASTSRQNLDTIVQAIQHIEGTQERMVVPEEEKRRAVIVTPGRVLTDTADSDTASDNEGSEDC, via the exons ATGGAGTATTTCATGGTGCCAGCTCAGAAGGTGCCCTCGTTGCAACATTTCAGGAAAAGCGAAAAAGAAGTCATAGGGGGCTTGTGCAG TTTAGCAAACATTCCCCTCACGCCGGAGACGGCGCGGGACCAGGAGCGGCGCATCCGACGCGAGATCGCCAACAGCAATGAACGGCGGCGCATGCAGAGCATCAACGCGGGCTTCCAGTCTCTGAAGACCCTCATCCCGCACAGCGACGGAGAGAAACTCAGCAAG GCTGCCATCTTACAGCAGACGGCCGAATACATCTTCTCAATGGAGCAGGAGAAGACCCGGCTGCTGCAACAGAACACCCAACTCAAACGCTACATACAG AAGGAGTTCAGCGGCTCCTCCCCAAAGAGGAGGCGTGCGGAGGAGAAGGACGAGGGCATCGGCTCTCCAGACATCCTCGAGGAGGAGAAAGTGGAGGATCTCCGGCGAGAGATGATCGAACTCCGACAACAGCTGGATAAAGAACGCTCGGTTCGCATGATGCTGGAGGAACAG ATCCGCTCATTGGATGCCCACTTGTACCCTGAGAAGCTAAAGGTGATCGCCCAGCACGTCCAGGAACAGCAGGTGCAAACGCAGACTCTGATGCGCATACAGCAGCAGGAGCAGTTGGGAAAGGAGACGGCTCCCGCTCGCAGCCCGCTG ATGTTTTCTCCTGCCACGCCACCTGCACCCACCCATCACGCAACAGTCATCGTTCCCGCCCCCGCGCCGCCA CCCCCTTCCCATCACGTCACCGTGGTAACCATGGGTAACCCCACCTCCGTGATCAACACAGCATCCACGTCACGACAGAACTTGGACACCATTGTGCAG GCAATCCAGCACATCGAAGGCACGCAGGAACGGATGGTTGTGCCCGAGGAAGAGAAGCGCAGAGCGGTTATCGTCACCCCGGGTCGTGTCCTCACCGACACGGCCGACTCCGACACGGCCTCTGACAACGAAGGGTCTGAGGACTGTTAA